The following proteins are encoded in a genomic region of Chelmon rostratus isolate fCheRos1 chromosome 3, fCheRos1.pri, whole genome shotgun sequence:
- the ntan1 gene encoding protein N-terminal asparagine amidohydrolase: MPLLIQNRGLGRINSTAELFDKYPHLKENGRTFRSKPLVDVDPKCLLYVHQREFAATTPADNSVSVIGSDDATTCHLVVLRHTGSGAVCLAHCDGSSTWSEVPLLVKAVTSLSNGSKEGRLELHLVGGFNDESKTSHKLSLNILAAFQKQKEDIHLETCCITEINDIVIDGTHRPVVYGIGVNVKTGDVFPSSFTHKGPAEELRSARTFTGGQMADIYDSSRGMVKIGPCKWSPNLDIAFWLSQNDDTILKYLSTSPMAEPPHFVQHMKSTIRFLLEHPNSDSLFPGSQPQLYHRAQTGDWERAV, translated from the exons ATGCCTTTGCTTATTCAAAATAGAGGACTTGGGCGCATAAACTCGACAGCGGAACTGTTCGACAAATATCCACATTTAAAG GAAAATGGAAGAACATTTCGCTCCAAGCCGCTTGTTGATGTCGACCCAAAGTGCCTCTTGTATGTCCATCAAAGGGAATTTGCTGCAACCACACCAGCAGACA ACAGTGTGTCAGTAATTGGATCTGATGATGCCACCACCTGCCATTTGGTTGTGCTGCGACACACCG GAAGTGGAGCTGTTTGCCTTGCTCACTGTGATGGTTCCAGCACCTGGTCTGAAGTCCCGCTCCTTGTGAAAGCTGTCACATCACTGAGTAACGGCAGCAAGGAGGGCAG ACTTGAGCTCCATCTTGTCGGGGGATTTAACGATGAGTCGAAAACATCCCATAAGCTCAGCCTTAACATACTGG CAGCGTtccagaaacagaaagaggataTTCATCTGGAAACATGTTGCATCACAG AAATCAATGACATTGTCATTGATGGAACTCATAGGCCTGTTGTATATGGAATAG GTGTAAACGTTAAAACAGGGGATGTGTTCCCTTCATCATTCACTCATAAAGGACCTGCAGAGGAGCTGCGATCTGCAAGGACCTTCACTGGGGGACAG atggcTGACATATATGACTCAAGTCGAGGAATGGTTAAAATTGGCCCATGCAAGTGGTCTCCTAATCTGGATATTGCCTTCTGGTTGTCACAAAATGATGACACAATTTTAAAG TACCTGTCCACCTCTCCAATGGCTGAGCCGCCACACTTCGTCCAGCACATGAAGTCCACCATCCGGTTCCTTTTAGAACACCCAAACTCTGATAGCCTGTTCCCCGGGAGTCAGCCACAGCTCTACCACAGGGCTCAAACAGGGGACTGGGAGAGGGCTGTCTAG